In Vespa velutina chromosome 1, iVesVel2.1, whole genome shotgun sequence, the genomic stretch GACGAAGTAGCAactgtctctttctcagtTACGGTCGTCGAGGATTGTTGAGTATCTGTGGCAGTACCAGAGCTTGTTTCATCTGTTAATTCTGTAGACGCCTCAACGGATGACGACGCTCTTGTTTCTGTTTTTGATGTAAGTGTAGAATCTTCATCTGTAACAGTGCTAGGTGATGTAGTTGTACTTATCAATAGGTCGGTGGTAGGTTCATCCGACGAAGTAGCAactgtctctttctcagtTGCGGTCGTCGAGGATTGTTGAGTATCTGTGGCAGTACCAGAGCTTGTTTCATCTGTTATTTCTGTTGACACCTCTACGGTTGACGACGTtcctgtttctgtttctgatGTTAACGTTGAAACATCATCTGTAACAGTGCTATGTGATGTTGTTGTACTTATCAATAGGTCGGTGGTTGGTTCATCCGACGAAGTAGCAactgtctctttctcagtTGCGGTCGTCGAGGATTGTTGAGTATCTGTGGCAGTTCCAGAGCTTGTTTCATCTGTTAATTCTGTCGACGCCTCAACGGATGACAACGCtcctgtttctgtttctgatGTAAGTGTAGAATCTTCATCTGTAACAGTGCTAGGTGATGTAGTTGTACTTATCAATAGGTTGGTGGTTGGTTCATCCGACGAAGTAGTGactgtctctttctcagtTGCGGTCGTCGAGGACTGTTGAGTATCTGTGACAGTTCTAGAGCTTGTTTCCTCTGTTAATTTTGTAGATGACTCAACGGATGACGATGCtcctgtttctgtttctgatGTAAGTGTAGAATCTTCATCTGTAATAGTGGTAGGAGATGTAATTGTACTTAACAGCAGATCAGTGTTAGGTTTAACCGAGGAAGAAGTAACTGTCTCTTGGTCAGTGGTGGTCGTCGAGGACTGGTTAGTTTCAGTGACAGTTCTAGAGCTTGTTTCATCTGTTAATTCTGTTGATGCCTCAACGGATGACGATGCtcctgtttctgtttctgatGTAAGTGTAGAAGCCTCATCTGTAATAGTGGTAGGTGATGGAATTGTACTTATCAGGAGATCAGTGTTAGGTTTAACCGACGATGGAGTAATTGTCTCTTTGTCACTGGTAGTCGTTGGGGAATGTTGGGTTTCAGCGACAGTTCCAGAGCTTGTTGTATCTGTTAATCTTGCAGACGCCTCTACATTCGTTCCTGTATTTGTTTCTGATGTAAATGTAGAGACCTCATCTGTGATCGTGGCAGGTTGAGTATTCGTACTTGTTAATAAATCTGTGGATTTTATCGTTGAAGTTCCCAAGGTCGATAGTTCAGCCGACGAAGTGGTAAGAATTTCAGTTATTAGATTTCGTGTAGAATGCTCTGCTGtctcgttaatattttcagTACTTGTAGTTATTGGTTTACCTGGTGGGAAGGAATAGTACGGGTTTTAACCGTTTTAATGAATCtctcgaattattttaataaacatttaagtTTAGgctattcttcttttcgtttgtaGTAGaagtgaaataatatatttttgctgTCTATTCGTTTGCCGATCTTATCTTAGAATTTTTGGTTGTCTTTGGAATTTTATCTTGAGTATATGTTTTGCAAACAATTATCtgatgttttatatttataattgcttTAAATTTGTGTTTATAATGACTGATGTGCGTACTTCGTACGTAATTCAAAGTTTAACATTGTTCATGTGTGTTTGAAGTCTTGGTGTGTCTAAAATTTTCCGTTAGTTTTATTGTATGGGCAGCAATATGCTCGTGTAATGTTATCTGAAATGCTTCGAATTTTTTCGAATCTGtatcattatttcaaaatgattcCTATTTTAAAGTTCTTAAATTTTTGGATAATTTTCGAGGCTTTTATCACTTTCATTGTGTTAGCGACAATAGATTATTTCTGTATATGATATATCGAATCTTATTTCTACATCTTTACTTCTTGTaagtaacaaaaattttattaaaaataatcttgcTATGCATTAATCTACTTTTTTGATACTTACtctaaatgatttaaatattcgTCTACTCATTATAACTATAAGTATTAAATCTTGATGTCGAATCTTTTATCATGATGACTCAAGTATAAAGCTTTTCTAGTTCGAATTCTAATTAATTCGTAGATATACGGAAACGCTTGAGATAtgtaatttattgtattattactaATGACATTTGAcacatattttaaaaatggaaGAGTCAACTTTAATGATTGTTTCTTGAAATTATCGTAAccaaaacaaatttattttttttattttataaaaaattcctAAATCTatcaaaattctttaaatttaaagTTTATGGTAATCAAGactttcaaaaattttaagtTACGATACAGATTCGCAGAAATACGAAGTGACAAAAAACTGAAGGCTTTTCAAGACTTCTAAAATTTTTAAGCTTTAAATCAGATTCGAAATGATTCGAAATTGTTATCACATATACGATACAGATACAAGACGATTTGAAATGTTTCAGATCCTGTCACTAATCGCAAGTATAAGCAATTTAGGTATCATTGTTTCACGTTATGATaggaaattttctttactttaccTGTAGTATATGGACTACAACGGGGGTTCCGTATTTCCTCAGGATAATTACAGATTTGCTTTTCTCGATCCCATATTGTCCCGTCTTTGCATGTCATTGCAAAGACTTCAAATGTATTATTGATTCGCGCAAGACACATGTAATATTTTGTACAGTCTGTAGGATGTTCTATGAAACCTTCTTTAATACACTCTATTTTCGTTGGCATGATCAGTCCACTTGAGGTAGTAGTTTTTACATCTATTTCAGTTTTGTGTGCACTCGTTGTACTAGTTTGGTAGGAGGATACTTTAGTTATTTTAGATGGAACATTATCTAAAAAATATCACGGATGTTATAAGCAAGATGGACTTTTATTATTGACACCGATActcattttatcgatattcgttttattcatTGCTTTTATCCAGAAAAGTAATCAGTTTTTTTCTATAGCAAAGGAGTATTCTCTTACTTGTAGGCGGCGATGTTGTCGTTACGATTGTCTTACCACCGCATTCTGGTCTACCACTTTCGTTAGGAGAAGTACATTTGCCTAAATCTGTTGAGAAGACAAGTCCTATTTTGCATTTATGAAGGAAACGACGGTAACGCCCATGTTTGTATAAAGCACACTCATAGAACAATTTGCAATTGATAGGATGAGGGAAGTTACCCACTTCCTTGCATGTAAACACGTGgaataagaaattttgttcattttcaagttctataaaatatttcaataaaataattaattgtataaaaaatttttcatagtaAAAATTTAACTCCATTACCGTGTTTCAATGGAAAAGCTTTAGACGTATTGTCAGATGAATTAGGAGAACCATAACCGACCGTtagaaaagtaattataagGCAGATGATCTTCCACATCgtaatatttgatttgatGATACACGAGAACGAAAAGACGAAATGAAAGCATTCACTGAAAGTTCGTATGTTCAACTGttattcttacttttcttcaaTGGAATGATACTCTAATTTTACTGtgcgatataaaaattaatcaaacaagtatatatatgtatatatacatatatatatatatgtatatatatatacacacatactttTGAGCAGTTAATTTGTCTTGACTGTTCATCATATCAATAAATCAACAGAAATTTCAGGAGGATTTCCAATCGAatacatttgaaaaagaaatcgatatatCAGGAATCacatcataaataattatcgaagttagttattatattttaatacacgGATTAATGAGTTAGATAAGTCGAAAGGAGAAGGGAACAGAGGAAGAAGGTGaagaataatcaattaattaatctcaATTGTTTCTTCGACAATTTACATTGGAgagtttatttaaataacgttgataatCCTAATCCTTGTAATTTCCGATGATCCTAGTACGATGCCGTTGGTCTAATGAATTTCATCTCATTTGTTTAACTTCTGACGGTCTACGATTTTTTGTGCTTCAatctgaaaaataatatttgcaatCGTCTTGATTACACAAGAAACCCATCATATTTCAAGTACCTAcctgaataaaattatatagattgaGCAATTGTTCCAAGGATGGTCTGCCTTGTTGTGATAAGCACCTCGGATTATTCGTACTGCTAGTTGGAATATTCTGACTTCTTTTACCCCAGCCTGTCGAAAAATTCACTTGCCCTTCTGTCTCGTGAAGATTAGTCAAAAGAATCAAAGAGATGAGCAATATTATGGTAATGACATTCAATCGGTTCTTGAGATACctgaaaatacatttttacgtTTGTCTGATAAGTGGAGGCTTTTTGATtcttaagtaaataataaacgcaCCGTCTATGGCTTGATCTTTACATCAGAAATGTAaacgaatattaaatttcagCATTTACATTTGATTATGCTTCTTATTCACTCATATATAGAATTGTTATCACGCagagaaattattcgaaaacggaaaaaaagaaaaaaaagaaatgaaaatcttaaaatcaaattttaatttgaaactCACATTTCGAATCCGTGTTGATACTTTCTCGATATTGTTTTAAAGGACAGCTTCTTTCGTGACAGAATCGAACATACGTTTGAGAGCAACGGAACGTATAATTGCTCTTTTTATACCCCTTTGCATCTTACAATGTCTTTCGTTTACGTCACGATCCCACCCCTAACGTACAACTAATTTCAATGTACGAAGCGAGAAGACCGTAAGATTGACCCCCATTGTCGTTCTTTGTGCAATACCATCGAATATATTGCGAATGATTTTCGAACAtaatctcaattttttttctttttttgattgttTCGATACTTTGtgatttatatgtaataatttcaaaaaaagagaaacattaaTTTTACGATCATTATTAAGATTGTTTCCATTTATAGGTAATTATGCGTAATTAATTCCAGGATTATGTAATTTAGGTAAATGTTACATTatgttgataaaaataattttatctttatcgacAGCTGTGTAAACGTAAGGTGACGATCATGAccggaaaataaaatattgctaCGCAAAATAATTTCAGATGTGTAAGATGATATGTATTTCTTagtatacaattttattttatctttattttatttttattttcaaatattcattaaCTACAAAACATCAATCGTAATACTTGTAGGTTGAGCGAAATGAAATGTTGCAATTTCTTGATCGATTATTGCAGCAATGTTAAATGAGTCTACAGGCTTCTTATCAATTTGTTACTTATCGTAGCAGCTGGATACAATTGGTCGTcttaatgaattcttttttcttcgatcgtacATGTTCTGTTCAAacaagatagataaatacatttaaacaaTCCAAAATGTTTGAcaagtttaataaaaagtaattattgtaaaaagaaaggcATTTGAATGAGACagatttaaaacattttattcgagaaattatttcatGCTATTCAATGACGATGGTACggttagataaaaaagaaaataaacaggAAAAACTAGGCTAGAGGACGACAATCGCCGAGATAGGTGCAAAAGTTATGCGCAAAACATTGACGAAAATAGAGCGAAAAATGTATGTAAGAAACGGTAGCCTTTTATTACGCTCGAATCAACTTAtagtatagatatatttatatacagatatataaatacacaatAGGTAGACTAACAACTgtaggaaaaaattaatataatttaaaaaaataattttaatataaaattgagtaaatatatcattacatAATCATAATTACATTCCTATTACACgcgatacatagatacatacatacgtattataactacataattatatatttagtcTATTTTACAAcacaattattttgataaattatatttatactctCCTGTAGTCGTTTAGGCTTACCTATTTCGTATTTCATTCTGAAGTATCAGTATCAGCGTTAGCAATCAGCAATCGCTGAAAGTTCGAAGTAAGGATTTCTATCGCTGAAAAGACATGCTTTTTCGTATCGAGAAATCGAAACTTGAAAATTGCACAATATGATGCCATCGGTCCATCAAATAAAAGATCTGTTATATCATCGTGAAGAATCGAGGCAACGATCACTGAATAAATAGACAATGAAATATCAGTTAtacgagtgtgtgtgtgtatgtgtgtgtatttgttgatatgtgaatgaaaaaatgttaCGATTAGATCTTTTATTCGATTGCGACATCAGCGCGTTATATTACGTCATCtcaaattaatttctcgatacaaaaaatattcgtcCCAAAGATAGGAACCCAGCTTTTACTTCAAGTTTACATGTCTGGTGAATGTGATTTCCCTTAAACTAATGTCACGCTGGGCACAACAGCGTTAATGGAACTGGAAAAAGAATCTATTGTGTCCAGTATGACAATGGACTGCAAAGGGTTAAGTATTCATAAAAGTCTATCGAATGCGTCCGCTGTTCAACACCAGCTTTCACTTTCACGTTCACCTACGCCATCGCTCTCTTCATCACTAGATTCCTCTCCATACATGTCAGCGAGTTTTCTAAATCTTGGTCcgaaatttgataaataattgaaattgagATCTCCGTCGTCGGTACCTGTAacgtatgaataaaatatattattaattatatattaaaaagcgattatatataatgatacatACATGAAGCTAACGACGATAACGAGCCGTCAGAATTTCCTTCACCCTCGTAAGCATAATGCCTAACATCGTCGAATGGATTCGTGTCGGGATCTTTATCGCAGCTTTCCTTCTTGCCATCTAGGAAACCACAGATATCTGGTACCTCGTCAGGAGCTAAACATTAAAATAgtcatttttctttgctcGCTGTTACTaaacatacaaaatatttaatctgACTTTTTTTACCTCTACCCTGAAGACCAACAGGTGCTATTTTAGATTCTATTGGTGGCGCATCGTAAATAGCTCTTAAAACGTTCAAGTCGTAGCCGGTGTCTACCTCACCGCCACCTTCATCTTCATAGTTAATTATGTTATCTCTTATATCATCCATATCTTTGTAGAGATCATCAGTCTTTCTTCTGCGGACTACTACCGCTAACAACAATATCAATAGAATTGCTACACAAACTAGGATTGCAACTAAGAAATTGGTGTCAATGCCAAATGACACAGCCTTTGCCATTCCATGATCACAACCTGGATCTATATTTCTTGATAATGCTGGCATTCCTAAATTATATGTCTAcaggaaagaattttttagcAATTACatgaacaattataaatttcattatttgtttGTATTACTAATATCGAAGATAACTTACATTTCCATTTATAGTCATATTTCTAATACAACCGACAAAGCCTTTTTCGGTAGGTTTGTGATGCCACCCCAAGTTCTTTGCTAAATATGCTAGATTCGTTAATGTACCGCCTACTTGCATCGGACTATTTACATTAAGGAACTCATTGGAACCTTCTGGCGCAGTCAAACTCATGCAAGCTGATATGCCGCAATTATCTACTTTCATTTCAATCGACTATaacaaagaattatattattgtttaaaaatcaaaacttTTTTAGTatgatttgatattaaatcaattaaaattatatcactTACTGTCTTAGTCCAATAAACATCTATCCTATGACTCTTGCCGTcggttaatttaatttgtttctgATTTAATCTTATAGTGCCCGTACCATAATCAACATAGAGCACTGCGTAACCGTGTTGAATTTCTAGAGCCATAAAATCTTGAACTCCTAATTTTTTACTGTAAATCATTGGaccgaaataaaatataagaccACTTTCGACTTCCGGTATGATCTCCAaacctataaaaaaaagaaaaaaacatatgtAGAGAGCACAACAATTTATCGAATGTACGATTGATCGTATTTTCAGTAAATTTTTACCTAAGTGCGAGTCATCACAGGCTTGACCAGGTGGCGGCATTATAGCCCAGCCATCACCATGGAAACCTATACCTAATAATTCACACCGTGGACCCTCCAATCCTGGAGGACATTCGCATCTATCAGTTAATGGTGTACCGCCGTTTAAACAAACAATAGGTTCAGCGACATGACAAGTACACTGAGGTTCAATGATGGCTCTGACACCAACGAAGGAACTGGTGTTTGTATAAACCGGAGAAGGAACGTTACTGGCATTTAGGAAACTTCGACaagaattattacaattaactTTTTCGTAAAGACACTCGTCAATATTCACCATCAATATATCTGCCTTCATCGCACGCTCAATATTCACAGAGTGTTGCGACATGATAGTGTTTAATTTTTCGGGAGCATAATAAGGACTACCATGTGCTGAAAATCTAACATCTAAGAAAGTCTTGTTGTGATAAGGAGAATGAAGAACGGTGAAAACATCAACATTGTCTATCGATGTATTTAACATGTAGGCTATCTTTTCTTGAAAGATATCCTTTTTACTGACACCATTTTGATCCGGTTCAATAAATTCTTCTGCGGTTATACCAGAGAAACGTACAGATCCGGACCTAATCACTGCTTCTTCGGGAATTTCTTTTACCGTAACATTAACATAAGCATACACTTGATGACGAGGTATTCTAGGAAATGTCTCTTCCGTAACGACGAACTTCATGTAAAAGGTATCGTTCGAGGTACCAGAGAGCAGAGTTATCATACCAGTATGTTCATCTAATTCAAAGCCTTCATGTGTCGGAGATGCCCAAGCAAAATGTTTATCAGGTAAATCCCAATCGTCAGAATCTTTAACGTAAACTCGTCCGATTTTTGTGTCAGGCGCGTCAcctttataaatgtaaacgaATATCGAACTCGAACCCTCTTCCATACGATTGTCATTCTCATCGCCGATAATGACCGTCAAAGTAGAAGTTCCAGTCATCGGTGGTTTTCCATTATCCATTATAGCTATTGGAATGTTATAACTTTTCCGTTCCTCACGATCAAAAGTAACCAGAGCATAAAGGTCATTGttacgaatattaaaattggttaaaatttctttgtctGCAGTCTCATCGATCCAAAACTTAAATGGTGGTCCATTGTCATCGGAATCTCTGTCCCGAGCTTTCAAATCGGTTATTCTATCGGGTGGTTTATTTTCACCCCAGACTACGTGTGTCATGTCGAGATAGGGGGCGTTGTCATTTATGTCGATTAAAGTTATGTTTACGGTAGCTAATTCTCGTAGAGCCGTTGGTGAATCATCCTCATCACGTGCCATCACCATCACCTGaacaaatgagaaagaaaagggagaatatgatgaaatatgaaaaagaaaatgaaatagactcacgaatgaaatttatatatcgttaGAAATTTACCGTCCATACGGGATAACCAAAAGGTGGGTCTCGATCGAGTGGTTTTTTCAAAGTAATACATCCAGATTTATTGATACTTAGCAGGGGCTTTTGATCGTCCTTTAGAATGAAATAAGCTATGTGTTGATCGGCGTTTCTATCCTTTATATCTGGATCATAGGCGACTACGGTCGTAATGCAACctggaaataaatataagagttaataaacaaatattaatgaacTTGTAAAATTCGTACTCACCATCAACCAACTTCTCCTCCTCAATCGTTGGATTGGTCTCGAAATCTTCGAAAACTGGTGGATTGTCGTTCACGTTttcaataaagattttaacgtTCGCGGTATCATTGTAAACGCCATCGAACGCTCTCACGGTTAGATTATATTCCGTGATTTTTTCGTAATCCAATGGATTGTTAACACGGATCTTTCCGGTAGTACTTTCAATGTAAAAGCTATAATTGGTGTTACCCTGGATGATACTGTACGTAACGGGACTGGCAGTATCGGCATCCAAAGCTTTTACCTCGATCACTACGGAATTTATATTAGCGTTTTCTAAAATAGCATTGGCAGTGTAAACGGCTTGCGTAAAATGTGGTgcattgtcgtttttatcagCGATCTCGATACGAAACAACTGCTGCACTTTATTATGTTCTCCGGTGTTGTATAAGGCGCTAGGTGAATTGTCAGTTGCAGTAATCCAAACGCTATAAGTACTTTGGGTCTCCCTATCAAAAGTCGTTCGAGTCGTTATATTCCCGGTATACTTGTCGATCGCGAATAGATCTTTGAAATCGTTTAGCTCATAGGTGACCTAAACAAAAaagcgaaataaataataagagaatgaCAATGTATGAAGAAGGTACGAAATTACGTGTAAAAATAGACATTCTTTGGATGTAATCTTGTctgtaaaaataaacaatatgtaCCTTATTATGAGCCGAAGTACCATCGGCATCGATGGCTCGTACTTGCATAACGGGAACTCCTGCTGGTTCGTTTTCAAGAACACTACCCTTTGTGAGCTCTCGAAAGGCCGGTACATTGTCATTCACATCGAGAACCTCTATGTCTATCACCGTTTCGGCGGCCAAGTCGTAATTGTTCCACGCTCGAACTATCAACGAGTATACCTTGTTACTTTCATAGTCTAGATGCTTCGTTAATTTTATGTCCGCTGTGTTCTTCGTGGATTCGAGACtgaaaaagacagatagaaatagagataaagcATAAATGTCTATCATGATCATTCTCGTAATCGTGAGAAACGACGTAGGTATACAACACATTAAGAAGGATAATGTCGCTCATTTCTTACCGAAACGTGCTATCCTTGTTGGTTTGTTCCGTTTTACCAGGAACAAGGACGAATTGAAGATCTGGATTGTCATCGATGTTTGAGACAGCTTGGAGCCGTACAATGCTAGCACCAAAATCACTGAAATTTTCCAAGAGCTTGATCGGCTCCACCGGTCTTGGTAGAAAAACAGGCGCCTTTTTGTGCGACTCGACTACACGAATATCTAAACTGATAATACTAGATTTTGGATTTTCACCTTGATCTTCTGCGGTGGCTGTCATCGAAAACGTGTAATCTGGGTTTTTCTAGAAAAtgcattatttctttcgttaatatcagcaagtaaagaaaagg encodes the following:
- the LOC124955675 gene encoding DE-cadherin; the protein is MSKTKRKTYNTASRSFGTWARPWHLLPVILLFCGALADATRLRHSRHLDVRSLFLSEEEELVVQQQGKNHNHKPMFTNCSMYAAVVKEEEPAGTVVIQVHAEDQDPPDEGGTITYALVTAHNERLKFEINNTTGLIRTTQILDRDEPAREKEVYLTVLATDNGMPQLDDGCTFKVTIEDVNDNHPVFDKVAYKESVPQDLPLNREVMRVSATDIDDGNNSVVRYSLSPSKPDDGVYFRIDRNTGVIYLNKTIDKNPDYTFSMTATAEDQGENPKSSIISLDIRVVESHKKAPVFLPRPVEPIKLLENFSDFGASIVRLQAVSNIDDNPDLQFVLVPGKTEQTNKDSTFRLESTKNTADIKLTKHLDYESNKVYSLIVRAWNNYDLAAETVIDIEVLDVNDNVPAFRELTKGSVLENEPAGVPVMQVRAIDADGTSAHNKVTYELNDFKDLFAIDKYTGNITTRTTFDRETQSTYSVWITATDNSPSALYNTGEHNKVQQLFRIEIADKNDNAPHFTQAVYTANAILENANINSVVIEVKALDADTASPVTYSIIQGNTNYSFYIESTTGKIRVNNPLDYEKITEYNLTVRAFDGVYNDTANVKIFIENVNDNPPVFEDFETNPTIEEEKLVDGCITTVVAYDPDIKDRNADQHIAYFILKDDQKPLLSINKSGCITLKKPLDRDPPFGYPVWTVMVMARDEDDSPTALRELATVNITLIDINDNAPYLDMTHVVWGENKPPDRITDLKARDRDSDDNGPPFKFWIDETADKEILTNFNIRNNDLYALVTFDREERKSYNIPIAIMDNGKPPMTGTSTLTVIIGDENDNRMEEGSSSIFVYIYKGDAPDTKIGRVYVKDSDDWDLPDKHFAWASPTHEGFELDEHTGMITLLSGTSNDTFYMKFVVTEETFPRIPRHQVYAYVNVTVKEIPEEAVIRSGSVRFSGITAEEFIEPDQNGVSKKDIFQEKIAYMLNTSIDNVDVFTVLHSPYHNKTFLDVRFSAHGSPYYAPEKLNTIMSQHSVNIERAMKADILMVNIDECLYEKVNCNNSCRSFLNASNVPSPVYTNTSSFVGVRAIIEPQCTCHVAEPIVCLNGGTPLTDRCECPPGLEGPRCELLGIGFHGDGWAIMPPPGQACDDSHLGLEIIPEVESGLIFYFGPMIYSKKLGVQDFMALEIQHGYAVLYVDYGTGTIRLNQKQIKLTDGKSHRIDVYWTKTSIEMKVDNCGISACMSLTAPEGSNEFLNVNSPMQVGGTLTNLAYLAKNLGWHHKPTEKGFVGCIRNMTINGNTYNLGMPALSRNIDPGCDHGMAKAVSFGIDTNFLVAILVCVAILLILLLAVVVRRRKTDDLYKDMDDIRDNIINYEDEGGGEVDTGYDLNVLRAIYDAPPIESKIAPVGLQGRAPDEVPDICGFLDGKKESCDKDPDTNPFDDVRHYAYEGEGNSDGSLSSLASCTDDGDLNFNYLSNFGPRFRKLADMYGEESSDEESDGVGERESESWC
- the LOC124955683 gene encoding hypertrehalosaemic prohormone-like, translating into MYLKNRLNVITIILLISLILLTNLHETEGQVNFSTGWGKRSQNIPTSSTNNPRCLSQQGRPSLEQLLNLYNFIQIEAQKIVDRQKLNK